The following proteins come from a genomic window of Cercospora beticola chromosome 10, complete sequence:
- a CDS encoding uncharacterized protein (MEROPS:MER0000432) yields MATFSGSLDVRPFQVSVSDEAISDFKQLLSLSKIGPATFENATKPSQTYGLSRAWVENARETWLSKYDWRKTEARINSFENFKATVAGADGDEVDMHFIALRSTKANAIPVVLLHGWPGSPLEFLGVLEAARAKYDASDFPYTFLVPSLPGYGFTTGPSLQKESNCESMAELVNALMVGLGFGGGYVAQGGDIGSFVARILGATYEGCKAVHINFALMPPPEGVSPDKIHPLELQGLERAGGFGAQGDAYAREHGQRPATIGLLLSTSPLALLIWIGEKFLEWVDEPLSLNDILDSVSLYWFTETFPRAIYPYRQFFGPTPEAIPLKHHVSKPLGYSWFPKEIAPIPKAWVATTGNLVWHKQHTKGGHFAAMEGPQVLLQDIEEFISAVWK; encoded by the exons ATGGCGACCTTTTCCGGCAGCCTCGACGTCCGACCGTTCCAGGTCTCCGTCTCAGACGAAGCAATTTCCGATTTCAAGCAGTTGTTAAGCTTATCCAAAATCGGCCCTGCCACATTTGAGAATGCTACAAAACCGAGCCAGACGTATGGGCTCTCACGAGCCTGGGTAGAGAACGCGCGAGAGACATGGCTGTCCAAATACGATTG GCGCAAGACTGAAGCCCGGATCAACTCGTTTGAGAACTTCAAGGCCACGGTCGCCGGCGCAGATGGGGACGAAGTTGATATGCATTTCATCGCACTGCGTTCCACGAAGGCGAATGCGATCCCCGTGGTGTTGCTCCATGGATGGCCGGGAAGTCCACTGGAGTTCCTGGGTGTGCTCGAGGCCGCTCGTGCCAAGTACGATGCAAGCGATTTCCCTTATACGTTCTTGGTCCCCTCGCTGCCGGGCTATGGCTTCACTACTGGACCATCGCTGCAGAAGGAATCAAACTGCGAATCCATGGCTGAATTAGTCAACGCTCTCATGGTTGGGCTTGGGTTCGGTGGCGGCTACGTAGCCCAAGGCGGAGACATTGGAAGTTTTGTTGCCCGGATTCTGGGTGCTACATATGAGGGGTGCAAAGCGGTGCACA TCAATTTTGCATTGATGCCCCCTCCTGAAGGTGTTTCCCCCGATAAGATCCATCCGCTTGAGCTGCAAGGCCTGGAGCGCGCAGGTGGATTTGGGGCGCAAGGCGATGCTTACGCTCGAGAGCACGGACAGCGACCTGCGAcaataggtctacttctttcgACATCGCCACTGGCGTTGCTCATCTG GATCGGAGAAAAGTTCTTAGAATGGGTAGATGAGCCTCTCAGCTTGAACGACATTCTGGACAGCGTCTCTCTATACTGGTTCACGGAAACATTTCCTCGAGCCATCTATCCCTACCGCCAATTCTTTGGCCCGACTCCCGAAGCCATTCCTCTCAAACACCATGTCTCTAAGCCTCTAGGCTATTCGTGGTTTCCGAAAGAGATTGCGCCCATTCCAAAAGCATGGGTGGCCACTACGGGCAATCTGGTTTGGCACAAGCAGCACACGAAAGGAGGGCATTTTGCGGCTATGGAAGGGCCACAAGTCTTGTTACAAGACATTGAAGAATTTATAAGCGCTGTCTGGAAGTAG